A segment of the Cotesia glomerata isolate CgM1 linkage group LG2, MPM_Cglom_v2.3, whole genome shotgun sequence genome:
aatgtGAATGTTatgtaaacaaattttttaatttttaagtattcataacaaattgaatttatttattatttattattatatttattgttgtaGATTTATTGAGTTGCAGAAAATATAAGGACTTTAAAATGGATCAAGAAACAGTATATGGAACCCATGAGGATAATCATGTGGTGATGTCTGAAAAAGTTCAGTCATTAGCTGGAAGTATTTATCAAGAATTTGAAAGGATGATAGCTCGATATGATGAAGATGTTGTAAAAGAGTTGATGCCATTACTAGTCAATGTATTAGAGTGTTTAGATATAGCGTATACTGAAAATCAAGAGCATGAAGTTGAATTGGAATTATTGAGAGAAGACAATGAACAATTAGTCACTCAGTATGAACGAGAAAAACAGCTACGGAAAGCATCGGATcaggtatttttttatatttattttattgatattaatccTCAGTAGTCGACCATGCCATGTGGGGTCATCATATtccaatcaaatttttaacttcccgccaagaaaattgaaaattttcaaaagttaggaagttattggtttcaccccgtttttcgaaaatcgagttttcaacagatgttgacgttttggggtcctaggaagcttccccgaatgtttccgcgatgttgtccgtatgtgtgtgtgtgtgtgtgtgtgtgtgtgtgtgtgtgtgtgtgtgtgtgtgtgtgtgtgtgtgtgtgtgtgtgtgtgtgtgtgtgtgggttgtgtgtgtggccgtatgtaaacctctcataacttttgaacggctcgaccgatttcatcgcggttggtgccattcgaaagggcttgactaaagttagattttgaatacaatttagaccgattcgaaccggtagactttgagaaattaaaaaaaaaaaaaacttttttcaaatgtcgtttttttgaaataactttgaaacgactttactgatcaattccaaaaactagtcagctcttaacatcaaaaaaccacgtcgatcgccgctagtccggtcaaaatcggttgattcgttcgtgagttatcgttgtcgaaaaaaaaactaaaaaaaatgttttttcggaattacatCGAAATTCCTACTTCGATCGAttaaaacttgaagattctttacGAGGCCTGAAAAACTGCGCCGAATTCCACCAACTTTGTGAAAattggttcattcattcaaaagttattgcggtttgaaaatttaagaaatagtgttttattaaactttaaccagatttttgagctcggagagctcaaaatgacacgaaaattatatttttgagctcgaagagcttaaaaacgtagtaagtgcaattttgagcgcttaagtatgaaattagcgggaagttacagggatggcctttaggttcaaccgtttttctaatttttttgtgtatagtgataatacttttttatttggcagaattttataattcgTGTGATGTTTCAAttaacaagtaaaaaaattttttttcactggtATTAGACACACTGTTTAATTGTTACCTGTTTAATAGTTACTGTATAATTGATaccttaaaataataaaaaaaaaatataactggagtttaatattaaaaatttttgtcaattagAAACTGTTGGAGCTCGAAGATGTTGCTGAAGATGAACGAAAGGAGTTGCTATCGAAGATTGATAGTTTGGAATCAATACTAAAAATGTTGGAGCTCAAGACTAAAAATTCACATGATCATGGTACAATTGCAAATACCACTTCGTGTTACTGCCCCCACAGAGCACAATGCCACAGTAGagtcgattatttttttattatttttttgtagctGATGATCATCTATCCtgtatcatttttaattgttgatgATTTTTATCCAAATTTCCTGCACCTTGctactgatattttttttatttttaaattttttgaattgcaACCTGTGGTACTTGTGTTTACTTCAATAACGTTTACATGATTAATAGAATATTGACATAACACTTTTGAAATGCcacacctttttttttatattatattaaatttatatgctgattgtgtaaattttttgcatCATTATTATGAATGAAACTATCATAAAATAGCTTGAATTCCTCATTTGAGAATATTTATGTgctaaaaaagttttatacatttaattttaattgttattgtttttagtTGTTCGCTTGGAAGAAAAAGAAGCTGAATTAAAACGTGAATATTCACGTTTACATGATCGATATACGGAACTATTCAAAACCCACGTCGATTATATGGAACGAACAAAAATGTTAGTCGGTAGCTCGGAAAGACTCgaaaattcaacaaataatCGTGGTCCAAATAGATTACCTGGGCTTAATTTAGCTAATATGTCACGAAGCTCTGGACCTTTAAGTTATGGATTTCAGAGTTTAGAAGGTAGTATGAATGCTGAAGATATACAGGAAGAAAGTCCCACACAAGGTACTAGTTTAAAATCTGAAATGCAAGACAGTAGTAGTGAGGCGGTCATCGAAACTTCAGATAAAAGTCAACTGACGGACAATCCAACTCAAGATAATCAAGTACCGAGTTTATCACGACGTAAGTTTGTAACcaagtataataatttaatcgttgaaaaaattcaattaataataaatttttcaaccaGCATACATTGACGAAAGTCCAGAAACTGATGTTCCACCTCCTGCAATAACAACTCCAACAACCCCAATTATAGATAAGCAAGTAAGTACTCCTAGTGGACGAAGTCGAACTGAACGAGAGCAACGTAGTGGTAATACGCTGTATCAAGAGCTCAGTTTCCAAGATGCTGACGCTTTAGGAGAAATGGACGAAGGTGCAGACATTACTGGTGAGTAATTTTTCGTCCGCGTTATTAACGTTATCATTTATATAACTAACTTATTATGACAATTGCCGGATTTACAGGCAGTTGGGTTCATCCAGGGGAATATGCATCATCGGGTATGttgtaaattgaataaataaaatcattccaAATAActaatttcattataattttatcataatataaatgataaaatgtgaatattgaaatacataatgttttttattaaataataagcttactaataatttttgattttttttatgtcgGTCTACTCATGTTTGATTAATAATGCATGCAACGAATAACAACAGTTAATGATAACTTTTTTggtaagattttattttttatattcaaaagtgatataaatagtaataaaaaaaataattatatttttacttgatacaaaaaaatttattgtttatgatttatgaattcataaaataattatttctttccAACAGGAATgggaaaagaagttgaaaatcttattatggaaaataatgAACTCTTAGCGACAAAGTGAGtactttttgtttttactaaaaatataaattcttaggtattattacataatttttttctttaaggaATGCTTTGAATATTGTAAAAGACGATTTGATAGTCAAAGTAGACGAATTGACaaggtaaaataaaatacttaacaatgaattaaaatgaagttttaaaggccgttaaacaaaaattatttgtaatactTCTAGTGAACAAGAAATTTTACGTGACGAAATAAGAGTTCATCAACAAGCTCGTGAACGACTACGCCAAAAAATAGCGACATTGGAAGAAGAATTGAAGAAAGTTAAAGAGGAAGCTGAAGCTGCTGCAAAAGCGACCAAAAGTGACGATGAAGAAGACGTACCATTAGCACAAAGGAAAAGATTCACCCGAGTTGAGATGGCGAGAGTACTTATGGAAAGAAATCAATATAAAGAACGATTTATGGAGCTTCAGGAAGCTGTTAGATGGACTGAAATGATTCGAGCTAGCAAAACAGACCCAGCTAGTATTTCTGGTGGAAAACAATCTGTTTGGAAGTTGTAAGTATTAAACataacttaatattaatatatttaaaaataataaattacataaataaattttttgaacttttagtTTTAGTAATCTCTTTACCGGACCAGCTGATCGGGGGTCTTTACATCGAAATCCTCATGCATTGCCTCATATTCGATATAGCGCTCCAACTAATCAAGTTGTACCAGCTCCACCATTAGATGCAATGCGTAGACGTACACTAAAAAATCGTCATGAGATTTTTGACCAAGGAGATACAATGTGAGaatcaaaattaagttagaagcactcaaaattttaaatagttgtaaatagtttttttcaaaCTCCGAACTGtatacattttaattatattttcttgttCTATTTATACTATAGATATATCTTTATCTTCACTCAAATTTTCTAATCttgacatttaattaaaaaaaaaaaattagatttaatcAGGTGTGAATACCATCTTTGATCTTTATAACTGAattagattaatatttttaatcaagacctgaaaacaataaatattactcATTATATCTATTTTCATATCAATCATTGGTATTTTTGATTTCTATTcttcatttatttcataataattatttcatcacATCTCCAAGCAACATTCtcacttaaaatattttcagccatatctattttttatgtgatttttaatggaattacgtactagtcaaaaattttttaaatgtaaaaaaaatattctgtaaTCAATGAACGGTtctacttttatattatttcaactaaggtaaaagccccaatatatgatcatgtaccagtatatgatcactccatgtatttgtatacctatatttgtgaatatagatatataaatacatggagtgatcatatactggtacatgatcatatattggggcttttaccttatctaATCTTTattggaataaaataaattttcttttccaTCGCATGTTcgctttctattttttttacaatttttactgctatcaatttttgtttaatatttcgCTTTTTTTGTGTGACTATGAAACCTTATTCACCCAGTAGACATTTCAGCTCATCAGAAAAACGAGTGGCCAGACTTGCAAACGAAAGGAAAGAACAATATCGACAAGTTAGGGCACACGTGAGAAAAGAAGATGGCCGATTGCAAGCTTATGGATGGAGTTTGCCTGGAAAACCTAGTGCACCTGCTAGACAGCCAGTTCCAGTTCCTGTTTATTGTCGTCCACTTCAAGAAACTGAACCGGGAATGAAGGTACAGTGTCAATCCGTATTATTGAAAAGTCGGTAAAAAATGTTCTTCTAATTCTATAGATTCGAAAACATCATGTGAAAAGATAGTCgttaattcaaagtttgaaaaatatagTATCGCGTTTTTtgatttagttaaaaaaaaaaaaaaaaataataaacatgtAAACACTTTAAGTTAATttgttacattattttttcattgttcATAGTATATCAAAAAGTGTGTTTGAAATCtcagtattattttaatcaatttattcaagaatttaatatataattgagGCCTATAAAGGAACCATACAGATAATACGctcttttatataattttgggGTCTACCCTATTTTTggcaataaaatatcaaaaaataaatatcttttagcattttttttttcttaatcattCTATTTTACGCCACATTTGTGATACCAATCattaatataatcaaaaatgaatttttgagttaatttttaacagaagttaataattgtatatcctctgaatttaaaaatatagttcATTAATTGCAaggattcaaaaaatttatgataatcataaataatttttcttttcaatagCTGactaatcataaaaattgttagttgtaaataaattataagctTATACATTTCTTTATaacgtatttattattttattttttagtaaaaaatactgtattttaatatattttagatatggTGTGGGGCTGGAGTTAACTTAAGTGGTGGCAAAACCCGTGATGGTGGATTAGCTGTCGGTGGAAGTGTTTTTTATGCTGACGAAGCTAAAGAAACATCAGTAGTAAAAGGAGAGGTTGAGGATGCTGTTGAACATCTGGACAAAGAACTACAGGAATCTGAACAACGTCGCTTGGAAGCTGAACACCAAGATCAACAATTAAGTTCTCTTGTATGGATCTGCACTTCAACTCAAAAAATGTCCAAAGTATCTGTGATAGATGCTAATAATCCAGCAGATATTTTACAAGTGTTTAATGTTTGTCAGAGTCATTTGCTCTGCATTGCAAGTGTACCTGGTGCCAAACAAAGCGATTATATTCATAATACAGATGACTGTTCACCTCGAACAATGAATGGAATGGGTGAAATAGATCTTGGTAATCTTAAAAATGCCAATCATAAcagtgataatttaattattggagAAGCTACAACGAATAGTGACACTAAAAACTGTCAGAAAACAGAAGACTTTATTGATCGCAGCCAAGCAACCTCTGAAGGACCTAGTTCTTTGGAAGAAAAACCGAGCGAtgattctgaaaaaattactgacATTGATCATAGTTTAAATACTGAACCTCAAAGTTTAGAAGCAACTGATGGTGAATCAGTACTTATAGGTAAAATACACTTTGTTCAAAGTAGTATTGACAATCCgtcaattaaaaaagaaatagatTCAAATGTGCCGAAAGCCAACGTTGATAGTGATAcaactattgaaaaaatgtcaTCAATCCAACCTACTATGTGGTTAGGAGCTCAAAACGGAGCTATTTATGTTCACTCAGCAGTTACTCAATGGTCTGTCTGTTTGCATACAGTAATGCTCAAGGATGCAGTGTTGGGaatagtgtaaatatttttttttttattcatatttctgtttatgtatttaagtttcatagaacttaagtaataatatttatttgcaGTCACATACAAGGTAGAGTGCTAGTAGCTCTTGCTGATGGAACAGTGGTAATATTTCGACGAGGATCTGATGGGCAATGGGATTTATCCAAATATCATGTTATAACTTTAGGAAGTCCACAACATGCAATTAGATGCATGACATCTGTATCAGGAAAAACAGTTTGGTGTggatatagaaataaaattcatgTAATTGATCCAGTCCTCATGACTCTCGaggtaaattaattatagtattatcaatcactgtaattcaatattaaatacttcacaaaatgttaaattaatgatgttgtttgttatattaaattattaaaaatataagagtGAAAATTAGGAATCTGTTTTTAGTGTACCGTTGACGCACACCCAAGACGAGAATCACAAGTCCGACAATTAGCTTGGCTTGGTGAAGGTGTCTGGGTTAGCATAAGATTAGACTCTACATTAAGATTATATCATGCTCATACGTATCAACATCTTCAAGACGTAGACATTGAACCGTATGTCAGTAAAATGCTTGGTACTGGAAAACTTGGTTTTTCTTTTGTTAGAATCACCGCATTGCTTATTTCCTCTAACCGACTGTGGATTGGAACGGGCAATGGTGTAATCATATCTGTACCATTATCTGAAAGTAAGTTGCTATgcgaaaattttatcttaattaacgatcataaaaattataacacaatgagagaattatttaaatataataaggTGCTGGAGGATCTTTAGCAGTATCTAGAGTACAAAGTGTGGGAAGTAAAAGTGATGCGCCTGGAGTTGGAGTAAGGGTATTCGCGTCAGAGCATGGGGTAACACCAGGAAGTTTTGTACCATATTGCAGTATGGCACATGCTCAACTCAGCTTCCATGGACATCGAGACGCGGTCAAAATGTTTGTTGCTGTCCCTGGTAATACATAGTTACCACAATTTGATATTCATAAACATTTTAAACTTAGTTTTagacttttctcatatatttacagtaattattttgtgatcaacaaaaaaaaataattttttttttttttttctactatttAACTATCAGGGCACGGAGGTCAAAGTGCTGTTTCAGATGGTTCTCAACCAGCAATGTTAGTTTTATCAGGTGGTGAAGGCTACATTGATTTTCGTGTTGGTAAgtcacaaaaatataatatacttTCTATAGTCTAGTCGAGAAGTTGATTTCTTGCAAAAAATAGAACTCCTCCTAAAATTATGGTCGATGGCTTAAACGATCCGGAATCGCATCTAGAAAAAGacgttttttggattttttctggagaagaaaattacaattgttattaacaaaaaactgttaaaaaaattagccgtCCAGCTTTTTGGCAAAATCTCAAAAAGTATAAGTGATagctcaaatattaaaaaagattctgAAAGAGCAGAAAGTTTTAGTAAAAAAGTTATCGACTCCCGAAATTGTAGCTtcaatgtttataattttaattaagcgTTGAAAATCGGCTTTCGCGCGGCAGTTTCGGCATGCGCGCGCCGCCACTCTAGTGAGCgtagtttataaataatttttttaagctattaaatattaattaaaaaaaatatgtgtgtGTACCAGAGTACACAGgtaagaagtgaaacttctttatgacatatcatttttttactatttacaaCTTCACAGAAATTGGTTAGATGagacttaagaaaaaaaaaattttccggattaaattaaagctattttagtattatagacatgcataaaaataatatgagtaattcattttatcattgCTCTTATCTATAGTATTAAGagaatccgaacaaaaacagtttcactgtaaaaaagtcgcgccaagtccacgttcataagactattaggaaaaaaaaattttttttttctttacaaaaagatacaaaataaaaaaataaaaaaatccgagtaaccgatatgattgtttatgattttcggaaattaaaaaaaattttattgtaaatttaaaaattaaaaaaaaaattttagaacgtatttagtgtgcgcggttacaaaatattttacttttaatgaaattcgtaaaatctatttactaggactttaaaaaaattgaaatacacaatgacgcacaccaagtacgttctaaaattttttttttaatttttaaatttacaataaaattttttttaatttccgaaaatcataaacaatcatatcggttactcggattttttaatttttttattttgtatctttttgtaaagaaaaaaaaaaattttttttcctaatagtcttatgaacgtggacttggcgcgacttttttacagtgaaactgtttttgttcggattttagtattttttgtaattataatgaaaatttacaattgataacaacttaaatctcgtgttgactgcattttttactgcaaactatccgcttgaagctacagtttatgtagatgtaattctagtgcaccctggcggccatagatgcaagctgtgaatcacttttttttactgtagttgcgtgtctataggaaggattactacacatttttattttatctagtctgtggcgctgatattccccatcgaaaaaaagtcaggatcgaaatttctgggcttactatagtttgtgctgataaaatttaataattttaagtgaattaagtggtataattgattataattaattaatatcagtaaaataaagtataaattaattttataatatatcattttggaaaaaggagaaccatataattaaataaaattttgcaacctcgaaataccgttctgcttacagtaaacacagtcggtagtctggcgctccgtttacaacggatttgaacggaacttggcgccagattctaccgaatctgtggataagcgaaattttgtggccagtgtatttatatgataaaatgggttttcatggttaaatttggtctcgttggaaaaattttgacctggagttgtgcctttttaaggtttcatatcattctcaccaatagttagtttatgatgataagtactTAGGCTGTATTCGAAAAtgttctatctctagatacatagttaagaaatgaccctaGAGCCTAGATCTATTGACGTTAAAGAAGATATAAAGTTTCGAtgttcatcaagacctttcatttaagtacccacatcaatttttcatatatttatatgtattatatctatctatatatgaaaaatatatcaaaatgcatgtgggtactcacatgaaagctcttgatgagtgtaacatcgggatgagcttatatttttaaaaacgtcaatagttaaaaaagtacagtgtaatttaacaaaagtcattatttaataaagcaaaattttatttatttatagttcacaagtcacggcagtcacatagtgactgcaaggttgctagatataattattgtaattcatCAATTATGATCTCATCGTCATTACCATTGTTGTCATTTTTTAGATTCTgacattatttaatctaaaaattagttaatcagtttacaaaaattatataaagaactttaatattcatatttcatgccataacttattaaaaataattcaaagcagatatttaataacttactCAATCACACAAATTATGAGTAAATAATTGGAATTACCtcccgagtaaaaataaaaattgatttttaaaaaataaaatttttattcactgccgcaacaccgctgcactacagccGTTTAGAAGACAAAATCGCCGCAACACGAAATCTGTATTCTCGACTCGCATAACCGCAACACAGCTGCACGCTGCTTCCCTGATAGCCATCTtaacttaaacttttattcaatctactgccgaaatttgtagccaacttgatgaaaaaagttGCAAACCAAACGTTTTTACTTAAGTTGTCTACAAgttacagtgcaatttgacGTCAAGACTTGCAGTACAAGTATTTTATTCAAGTTGTAGTAAAATTGTAGTACAATTTAACTAAAAGTTCGgtgttaacttgtattcaaattggggctgtaaattgcattcaatttgtttacaactattgtactataaaaatttacggcAAACTTGATGTCAAGTTAACTGTAACTGCTGAAATGCAACTACTTTTAATCAAagcgtggctatcagggttgATGTTATtcaaatccgaacaaaaacagtttcactgtaaaaaaatcgcgccaagtccacgttcataagactattaagaaaaaaaaatttgtttttttctttacaaaaatatataaaataaaaaaattaaaaaatctaagtaaccgatatgattgtttatgattttcggaaattaaaaaaaattttgttacaaatttaaaaattaaaaaaaaagtttggaacgtatttagtgtgcgcggttgcaaaattaaaaaaaatttaaatacacaatgacgcacaccaagtacgttccaaaatttttttcttaatttttaaatttataacaattttttttaatttccgaaaatcataaacaatcatatcggttacttggatttttttatttttttattttatatatttttgtaaagaaaaaaacaaatttttttttctaaatagtcttatgaacgtggacttggcgcgattttttttacagtgaaactgtttttgttcggattttagtattttttgtaattataataaaaatttacaattagtaccaacttaattaaatctcgcgttggttgcattttttatagcaaactatccccttgaaactacagtttatataaaaataattccagcgcaccctggcgggtgtagatgcaagctgtgaaatatctttttttaactgtagtttcccatctaatgaaggattactatgcattctcgaattatttagtctgtggcagatcactttgctcatcgaaaaaaagtcaggatcgaaatttttgcgttgctatagtttgtgctgattaaatttaataatttcaagtagattaattgttataagtgaatataattaatttataacagtcaaataaagtatgaattactattataatatacaatttaggaaaaaaaagtaccgtagaattaaataaaattttgcaacctcaaaataccgttctgcttacagtaaacacagtcggtagtctggcgctccatttacagcagatttgaacggaacttggcgccagattctaccgaatctgtggattgtCGCCGCAACATCGCCGTAACACCCCTGCAACACTGCTGTACCCCAATGCTAAAGCATAgctacaatttcacaaaaaatggcatcataattaatttatcacgcaataattaattaataaataacttgaacataaattttaatgtaagacctattgTTTAATCTCCTTTTATTCAAATGCCTAATAttcaaacgaaaaaaaaatttttaatcaggcCAAAGTaccgcgaaattattgattctttttagtcgtattattgaagtatatttttaattctgtcCCCTGGGTTGAACAGAAGCGGCACGCCTATCGAaatacagtcgacgctctctgtattggacctctctgtatttgaccgctctctgtatttgaccacattcttcctctgtatttgacgattttacacagctcttatagacaaggacgagtcaaatacagagaatggtcctgtacgggcgagtcaaatacaaagagcgttgactgtaccctggaaaaattttatataatgatTAAACTGcgatgggattcgaacctgggtCGTCTGCATGAAAGTTTCGAACATTACCAACTGCGCTGCAAGTcgcatttaattaaaagaatttagtttagctatttgaatgatcaacaaatattttatttcaatgtatacGACATCATCAACGTTTCATCAAACGAAGGTAgtgcagcggtgttgcggcggtcgatcgaaatttattattttttagtagaaaataataatttaatttttactcgggACAGTGCAGCCGTGTTGCGGTGATGTTGCGGCaatcacaattttattatttcgtcACAGATTTGTTGCAGCTGTGTTTCGGCGGTGTTGCGGGATTTAAGAagtattttagaaatatttattacagtgCAGCTGTGTCGCGGTGGTGTTGcgacaattataatttttttattttatcacagATTTGTTGCGGCTGTGATGCGGCGCTGTTGCGGGCACTTAgccctgattaaaaatattgattgaaaagtattgggaATCAGTCACCCCATGtaaactgtatatctatatatacatgaaaaagaattgaaagtattcaaaagtattcaaatttcatcatttttaatccttttcaatcaatatttttaaccagGGAGACTCCGTACGGCGCTGTTGCGgctattttatgtttttactCGTGCTATTCATA
Coding sequences within it:
- the LOC123275483 gene encoding JNK-interacting protein 3 isoform X7, coding for MDQETVYGTHEDNHVVMSEKVQSLAGSIYQEFERMIARYDEDVVKELMPLLVNVLECLDIAYTENQEHEVELELLREDNEQLVTQYEREKQLRKASDQKLLELEDVAEDERKELLSKIDSLESILKMLELKTKNSHDHGTIANTTSCYCPHRAQCHIVRLEEKEAELKREYSRLHDRYTELFKTHVDYMERTKMLVGSSERLENSTNNRGPNRLPGLNLANMSRSSGPLSYGFQSLEGSMNAEDIQEESPTQGTSLKSEMQDSSSEAVIETSDKSQLTDNPTQDNQVPSLSRPYIDESPETDVPPPAITTPTTPIIDKQVSTPSGRSRTEREQRSGNTLYQELSFQDADALGEMDEGADITGSWVHPGEYASSVNDNFFGMGKEVENLIMENNELLATKNALNIVKDDLIVKVDELTSEQEILRDEIRVHQQARERLRQKIATLEEELKKVKEEAEAAAKATKSDDEEDVPLAQRKRFTRVEMARVLMERNQYKERFMELQEAVRWTEMIRASKTDPASISGGKQSVWKFFSNLFTGPADRGSLHRNPHALPHIRYSAPTNQVVPAPPLDAMRRRTLKNRHEIFDQGDTIRHFSSSEKRVARLANERKEQYRQVRAHVRKEDGRLQAYGWSLPGKPSAPARQPVPVPVYCRPLQETEPGMKIWCGAGVNLSGGKTRDGGLAVGGSVFYADEAKETSVVKGEVEDAVEHLDKELQESEQRRLEAEHQDQQLSSLVWICTSTQKMSKVSVIDANNPADILQVFNVCQSHLLCIASVPGAKQSDYIHNTDDCSPRTMNGMGEIDLGNLKNANHNSDNLIIGEATTNSDTKNCQKTEDFIDRSQATSEGPSSLEEKPSDDSEKITDIDHSLNTEPQSLEATDGESVLIGKIHFVQSSIDNPSIKKEIDSNVPKANVDSDTTIEKMSSIQPTMWLGAQNGAIYVHSAVTQWSVCLHTVMLKDAVLGIVHIQGRVLVALADGTVVIFRRGSDGQWDLSKYHVITLGSPQHAIRCMTSVSGKTVWCGYRNKIHVIDPVLMTLECTVDAHPRRESQVRQLAWLGEGVWVSIRLDSTLRLYHAHTYQHLQDVDIEPYVSKMLGTGKLGFSFVRITALLISSNRLWIGTGNGVIISVPLSESAGGSLAVSRVQSVGSKSDAPGVGVRVFASEHGVTPGSFVPYCSMAHAQLSFHGHRDAVKMFVAVPGHGGQSAVSDGSQPAMLVLSGGEGYIDFRVEEAEDENDVATHLIVWQLVR